A part of Nerophis lumbriciformis linkage group LG25, RoL_Nlum_v2.1, whole genome shotgun sequence genomic DNA contains:
- the tnnt2c gene encoding troponin T2c, cardiac produces MSDTEEYEQEDGEQEEYEEEVEELEENEVEVKEETEQEEESKPRHKTTYVPNIAPPKLPDGEKVDFDDLHRKRLEKDFNDLQSLIEVHFSNRQKEEEELVDLRNRIERRRSDRAEQQRVRAEEERERQARVTEERVRREEEVAKLRAEEEAKKKKIFTNKSFGGYLQKVDQKKGKKLTAREEKKKALLERRKPLNIDHLNQEKLAEKAQDLWAWLHQLHAEKFELAEKLKRQKYDIYVLRNRVSDHQRGSKASKTTRGAKGKSGSWK; encoded by the coding sequence ATGTCAGACACAGAGGAGTACGAACAGGAGGATGGAGAGCAAGAGGAGTACGAAGAGGAGGTAGAGGAGCTGGAAGAAAATGAAGTGGAGGTAAAGGAAGAGACAGAACAGGAGGAAGAGTCCAAACCTCGACACAAAACCACTTATGTACCAAACATCGCCCCCCCGAAGCTGCCGGATGGCGAGAAGGTGGACTTCGACGACCTGCACCGCAAGAGACTGGAGAAGGACTTCAATGACCTCCAGAGCCTCATTGAGGTGCATTTCTCCAATCGCcagaaggaagaggaggaactggtGGATCTGCGCAACCGCATCGAGCGCCGCCGCTCGGACCGCGCCGAGCAACAGCGGGTCCGCGCCGAGGAGGAGCGGGAACGCCAGGCCAGGGTGACCGAGGAGCGGGTGAGGCGCGAGGAGGAGGTGGCCAAGCTCCGCGCCGAGGAGGAGGCCAAGAAGAAAAAGATCTTCACCAACAAGTCCTTCGGCGGCTACCTGCAGAAGGTGGACCAGAAGAAGGGCAAGAAGCTGACGGCGcgcgaggagaagaagaaggcgcTACTGGAACGCCGCAAGCCGCTCAACATCGACCACCTCAACCAGGAGAAGCTGGCCGAGAAGGCGCAGGACCTCTGGGCGTGGCTCCATCAGCTCCACGCTGAGAAGTTCGAGCTGGCGGAGAAGCTCAAGCGACAGAAGTACGACATCTACGTTCTCAGAAACCGCGTCAGCGACCACCAGCGCGGCTCCAAAGCGTCCAAGACCACCCGCGGGGCCAAGGGCAAGTCTGGGTCCTGGAAGTGA